A region from the Aegilops tauschii subsp. strangulata cultivar AL8/78 chromosome 5, Aet v6.0, whole genome shotgun sequence genome encodes:
- the LOC109744687 gene encoding uncharacterized protein, giving the protein MTKLGIEARQVEPTRMVFHGIVPGLSCSPIGWIRLDVLFGTSDHFWCEPIWFEVVDLSIPYHALLGRPALAMFMAVPHYAYLKMKMSGPKGLITIAGDYKKSLECARAIAKLTESLVIAEKWRQLDRIVALAGEQQAMPAPARESVGEVSFQPSKDTKKIPLNRANPNCSQHVVVGTHLSRK; this is encoded by the coding sequence atgaCCAAGCTTGGCATCGAGGCAAGGCAGGTGGAGCCGACCCGGATGGTGTTCCACGGCATCGTGCCAGGTCTCTCCTGCTCCCCGATCGGCTGGATCCGGCTTGACGTCCTGTTCGGCACCAGCGACCACTTCTGGTGCGAGCCcatctggtttgaggtggtggacctgtccaTCCCTTACCACGCGCTGCTAGGTCGGCCCGCGCTGGCGATGTTTATGGCGGTTCCCCACTACGCCtacttgaagatgaagatgtcggGTCCCAAGGGCCTCATCACTATTGCCGGTGACTACAAGAAATCCCTGGAGTGCGCTCGAGCCATCGCCAAGTTGACCGAGTCGCTGGTCATAGCTGAGAAGTGGCGCCAACTCGACCGGATCGTGGCGCTGGCCGGCGAGCAGCAGGCTATGCCGGCTCCGGCCAGGGAGTCGGTTGGCGAGGTCTCATTCCAGCCGTCTAAGGACACCAAGAAGATCCCGCTCAACCGGGCCAACCCCAACTGCAGCCAACACGTGGTTGTGGGCACCCACCTCAGccgcaaatag